From a single Adhaeribacter swui genomic region:
- a CDS encoding 3-keto-disaccharide hydrolase has protein sequence MPDSWAQVPAGYKSIFNGKDLQGWHISRTTHQGTTPDIRVEEGAIVIRQNPYGQGGVLLSDKKFKNFDLYLEAKIDSFTNGGIFIRSSESGIAYQIELDESAGSTGNLLGERMPVSRGAKTAGREKVWRANDWNSFRIRMVGEVPHITLWINGVQMWDVTQPKNDFIAGATQGMIGLQSHWTALYSSTVVGWNILDSWAPGATHRFRNIAIKELPDNLKE, from the coding sequence ATGCCGGATAGCTGGGCGCAAGTACCAGCGGGTTATAAGTCTATCTTTAACGGGAAAGACTTACAAGGCTGGCATATCAGTCGCACCACGCACCAGGGCACTACCCCTGATATACGGGTAGAAGAAGGCGCAATTGTAATCCGGCAGAATCCGTATGGGCAGGGCGGCGTGTTGCTCTCCGATAAAAAATTTAAAAATTTTGATTTGTACCTCGAAGCTAAGATTGATTCGTTTACCAATGGGGGCATTTTTATCCGTTCTTCCGAAAGCGGAATTGCCTACCAGATTGAGCTAGACGAAAGCGCTGGCAGCACCGGTAATTTGCTCGGCGAGCGTATGCCGGTTAGTCGCGGAGCAAAAACTGCCGGACGCGAAAAAGTATGGCGGGCCAATGACTGGAACTCGTTCCGGATCCGGATGGTAGGGGAGGTGCCGCATATTACTTTGTGGATTAATGGCGTGCAAATGTGGGACGTTACCCAACCTAAAAATGATTTTATTGCCGGCGCTACGCAGGGAATGATTGGGCTACAATCGCACTGGACCGCCTTGTATTCGTCTACGGTAGTTGGTTGGAATATTTTGGATTCCTGGGCACCGGGCGCTACCCACCGCTTCCGCAACATTGCCATTAAAGAACTGCCCGATAATCTAAAAGAATAA
- the bglX gene encoding beta-glucosidase BglX: MKLSFSFLLLSCILLVFSAEAQKKKPTTAANPEQAMNAFVRDLMAKMTLEEKIGQLNLVSVGFDVTGPIVSQNVEENIRKGLVGGVFNTFTPVAVRKLQELAVKQTRLHIPLLFGYDVVHGHKTILPIPLGLAATWDMAAIERSARIAAEESSADGLNWVYSPMVDIARDPRWGRIAEGSGEDTWYGAQVAKAMVKGYQENDLARDNTVMACVKHFALYGAAEAGRDYNTVDMSLQRMFQEYLPPYKAAIDAGVGSVMTSFNEINGVPATANPWLLNDLLRKQWGFKGLVVTDYTAINELVAHGIGKNEYEVGQQALAAGSDMDMVGEVYLKNLGKLVKDGKLSTAQIDAACQRVLEAKYKLGLFTDPYRYANEKRAKATILKKAFISDARDIARKSMVLLKNEKNVLPLKKSGTIALIGPLARNQRDMIGNWSAAGDWKRAVSVEQGIKTVTGGKVNIAYAKGANFTDDTLLIRRLNAHGGELKIDKRAPEEMIQEAVKVALTADVVVAVVGESQGMTGEAASRADIGLPGRQLDLLKALKQTGKPLVVVLMNGRPLTLPWEQNNADAILETWFAGTEAGNAIADVLFGDYNPSGKITATFPQVVGQVPIYYSHKTTGRPYGGELLDKYKSRYLDVSNEPLFPFGFGLSYTTFNYSKPQLNKTTFRPNEPVEVKVDVKNTGNFDGEEVVQLYIQDLVGSVTRPVKELKNFQKIFLKKGETRTVTFKITSEDLKFYNNQLQYGYEPGDFKVFVGTNSRDVQEVGFTLTE, from the coding sequence ATGAAACTGTCTTTTTCGTTTCTTCTATTATCCTGTATCCTTCTCGTTTTTTCTGCTGAAGCCCAGAAAAAGAAACCAACCACCGCTGCTAACCCGGAACAGGCCATGAATGCCTTTGTGCGCGATTTAATGGCCAAAATGACGCTGGAAGAAAAAATTGGCCAACTCAATTTAGTTTCGGTGGGTTTTGATGTAACCGGGCCGATTGTGAGCCAGAACGTAGAAGAAAATATCCGGAAAGGTTTAGTGGGCGGCGTTTTTAATACGTTTACCCCGGTCGCGGTGCGTAAACTGCAGGAACTGGCCGTTAAGCAAACCCGCTTGCACATTCCCCTTTTGTTTGGTTACGATGTGGTGCACGGCCATAAAACCATATTGCCCATTCCGCTGGGTTTAGCGGCTACCTGGGATATGGCAGCCATTGAGCGCAGTGCCCGCATAGCCGCCGAAGAATCCAGTGCCGACGGTTTAAACTGGGTATACTCGCCCATGGTAGATATTGCCCGCGATCCGCGCTGGGGCCGCATTGCCGAAGGTTCCGGCGAAGATACCTGGTACGGCGCACAAGTCGCCAAAGCCATGGTAAAAGGTTACCAGGAAAACGATTTAGCCCGCGATAATACCGTAATGGCCTGCGTGAAACATTTTGCTTTGTACGGTGCCGCCGAAGCAGGCCGCGATTATAACACCGTAGATATGAGTTTGCAACGCATGTTTCAGGAATATTTGCCGCCCTACAAAGCGGCCATTGATGCCGGCGTAGGTAGCGTTATGACTTCTTTTAACGAAATAAACGGCGTGCCCGCTACCGCAAACCCCTGGCTGTTAAATGACTTGCTCCGCAAACAATGGGGTTTTAAGGGCTTGGTAGTAACAGATTATACCGCCATTAACGAATTGGTAGCGCACGGCATTGGTAAAAACGAATACGAAGTGGGGCAACAAGCCCTAGCTGCTGGTTCTGATATGGATATGGTGGGCGAGGTGTACCTGAAAAACTTGGGCAAACTGGTAAAAGACGGTAAGCTAAGTACTGCGCAAATAGATGCGGCTTGTCAGCGGGTTTTAGAAGCTAAGTACAAGTTGGGTTTATTTACCGACCCGTATCGCTACGCCAATGAGAAACGCGCAAAAGCGACAATTTTAAAAAAGGCGTTTATCTCGGATGCCCGCGACATTGCCCGTAAGAGTATGGTTTTACTTAAAAACGAAAAGAACGTATTGCCCCTGAAAAAATCCGGCACTATTGCCCTGATTGGACCATTAGCCCGGAACCAGCGCGATATGATTGGTAACTGGAGCGCTGCCGGCGACTGGAAAAGAGCCGTTTCGGTAGAGCAAGGCATTAAAACTGTAACCGGCGGCAAAGTGAACATCGCCTATGCCAAAGGCGCTAACTTTACCGACGATACCTTACTTATCCGGCGGTTGAATGCCCACGGGGGCGAGTTGAAAATAGATAAACGAGCACCGGAGGAAATGATTCAGGAAGCCGTAAAAGTGGCCCTTACTGCCGATGTGGTAGTAGCCGTAGTGGGCGAATCGCAGGGCATGACCGGCGAAGCCGCGAGCCGCGCCGATATAGGTTTACCCGGTCGGCAACTCGATTTATTAAAAGCATTAAAACAAACCGGTAAACCCTTGGTAGTGGTTCTGATGAACGGTCGGCCATTAACTCTGCCCTGGGAACAAAATAATGCCGATGCTATTCTGGAAACCTGGTTTGCCGGCACCGAAGCCGGCAATGCCATTGCCGATGTTCTTTTTGGTGACTACAATCCTTCCGGAAAAATTACGGCTACTTTTCCGCAAGTAGTAGGGCAGGTGCCTATTTACTACAGCCATAAAACCACCGGGCGGCCTTACGGTGGGGAGCTATTGGATAAATACAAATCCCGGTACCTGGATGTATCTAACGAACCGTTGTTCCCCTTTGGTTTTGGCTTGAGTTATACCACTTTTAATTATTCCAAACCGCAACTAAATAAAACAACCTTTCGGCCCAATGAGCCTGTGGAGGTAAAAGTTGATGTTAAAAATACCGGCAATTTCGACGGGGAAGAAGTGGTGCAATTATACATTCAGGATTTGGTTGGCTCGGTAACCCGTCCGGTAAAAGAATTAAAAAACTTTCAGAAAATATTCCTCAAAAAAGGCGAAACCCGTACCGTTACTTTCAAAATTACCAGCGAAGATCTTAAGTTTTACAACAATCAACTGCAGTACGGGTATGAACCCGGCGATTTTAAAGTTTTTGTCGGCACCAACTCCCGCGACGTGCAGGAAGTTGGTTTTACCTTAACAGAGTAA
- a CDS encoding carbonic anhydrase — protein MDIKQIFKNNEKWVQTKLSTEPNYFRDLSKGQKPGILYIGCSDSRVTAEELMGVSPGEVFVLRNIANMVPNTDLGVMSVVNYAVLHLQVDHIVVCGHYYCGGVQAAMKSEDLGILNPWLRNIRDVYRMHKDELNGIEDEELRYKRLVELNVEEQCINILKTAEVQRARRDRDLTVHGWVFDVHSGKLIDLRIDFIKLLENIKEIYHLD, from the coding sequence ATGGATATTAAACAAATTTTTAAAAACAATGAAAAATGGGTGCAAACAAAGCTTAGCACCGAGCCCAATTACTTCCGGGATCTCTCCAAAGGACAAAAGCCCGGTATCCTTTACATTGGCTGTTCCGATAGCCGGGTAACTGCCGAAGAACTGATGGGGGTTTCACCGGGGGAAGTATTTGTGCTTAGAAACATCGCGAATATGGTTCCCAATACAGATCTCGGGGTCATGTCCGTGGTGAACTATGCCGTGTTACACCTGCAGGTAGACCATATAGTGGTTTGCGGTCATTATTATTGTGGAGGCGTTCAAGCTGCTATGAAATCAGAAGATTTGGGGATATTAAATCCCTGGTTGCGAAATATTCGGGACGTATACCGAATGCATAAGGATGAATTAAACGGGATTGAAGACGAAGAACTACGCTATAAAAGATTAGTAGAACTGAATGTTGAAGAACAATGTATCAATATCCTCAAAACGGCCGAAGTACAAAGAGCTCGACGGGATCGTGATCTTACGGTTCACGGCTGGGTTTTTGATGTCCATTCGGGAAAATTGATCGACTTGCGCATTGACTTTATAAAGCTATTAGAAAACATAAAGGAAATTTATCATCTCGATTAA
- a CDS encoding HAD family hydrolase has product MDLSRIKNIIFDLGGVIINLAFQNSVEALRLLSIEQRAIDFTPKVQSEFFDLYETGQITSEAFRQGLRDTYGIVGEDQALDEAWNAMLLDIPAERIELLQKLSTKYRLFLLSNTNAIHAERFNKTVQEVSGLPSLDSLFEKTYYSHLVGLRKPHAPVFERILKENNLVADETLFIDDSIQHIEGAQKVGLQTLHLQPPLTINEFFRNAR; this is encoded by the coding sequence GTGGATTTATCGCGCATAAAAAATATTATTTTCGACCTGGGTGGCGTTATCATCAACCTGGCTTTTCAAAATTCAGTAGAGGCTTTGCGCTTATTAAGCATAGAGCAACGCGCCATTGATTTTACGCCCAAGGTGCAATCCGAGTTTTTTGACTTATACGAAACCGGACAAATAACTTCCGAAGCATTCCGGCAAGGATTACGCGACACCTACGGCATTGTGGGCGAAGACCAGGCCCTGGACGAAGCCTGGAATGCCATGCTGCTGGATATTCCGGCCGAACGGATTGAGCTGCTGCAAAAACTAAGTACGAAATACCGGTTATTTTTACTCAGTAATACCAATGCCATTCATGCCGAGCGGTTTAACAAAACCGTACAGGAAGTTTCGGGTTTGCCTAGCCTCGATAGTTTATTTGAAAAAACGTATTACTCGCATTTGGTAGGTTTGCGCAAACCGCACGCCCCTGTATTTGAACGGATTTTAAAAGAAAACAACCTGGTGGCCGACGAAACTTTATTTATCGACGATAGTATTCAGCACATTGAAGGTGCCCAGAAGGTGGGCCTGCAAACGCTGCACCTGCAGCCACCGCTTACGATCAACGAATTTTTCCGGAATGCACGCTAG
- a CDS encoding site-2 protease family protein, translating to MHASPTIREYLFHFVLFCFALITTTIAGAEWMAAKPLLVVTTDWQVIRLLTKPQVLSGLYYSLPFLGVLTAHEFGHYFVARYYRIRVTLPYYIPFWFPLLPTIGTMGAVIKIRDRIFSKKEYFDVGIAGPLAGFVVAIPLLWYGFTHLPAPEHIFTIHPEYKKLGLDYAKTAYANPEGSMALGKNLLFLFFEKFVAPDPALVPNRYELMHYPFLFAGFLSLFFTAMNLLPIGQLDGGHILYGLIGYRNFNRLSPVFFVGFIFYAGLGIIGPHTPPDERYWQYLLYAGYLFVVFEKVLPSPRMALGLAAIVFCIHLGLAYLIPGIKGYPGWLVFGLLLSRLLGVFHPPAPNEAPLSTGRKVLGWITVVIFILSFSPAPFLYE from the coding sequence ATGCACGCTAGCCCAACTATCAGGGAATACCTGTTTCATTTTGTTTTATTTTGCTTTGCTTTAATTACCACTACCATTGCGGGGGCCGAATGGATGGCCGCTAAACCTTTGCTGGTAGTTACCACCGATTGGCAAGTTATTCGGCTACTCACCAAACCGCAGGTTTTAAGCGGTTTATATTACTCGCTGCCGTTTTTAGGCGTATTAACAGCCCACGAATTCGGGCATTATTTTGTGGCGCGTTATTACCGCATCCGGGTTACGCTGCCGTACTACATTCCGTTTTGGTTTCCGTTGCTGCCCACCATTGGCACCATGGGCGCCGTAATAAAAATCCGGGACCGTATTTTTTCAAAAAAAGAATATTTTGATGTGGGCATTGCCGGGCCATTGGCAGGTTTTGTGGTGGCTATTCCGTTGCTTTGGTACGGTTTTACGCATTTACCCGCTCCCGAACATATTTTTACCATTCACCCGGAGTACAAAAAACTGGGCCTCGACTACGCCAAAACTGCTTATGCCAATCCGGAGGGTTCTATGGCTTTAGGCAAGAACCTGTTATTTTTATTTTTTGAAAAATTTGTGGCGCCAGACCCGGCTTTAGTACCCAACCGCTACGAACTAATGCACTACCCGTTTTTGTTTGCGGGGTTTTTATCATTGTTTTTTACCGCCATGAACCTGCTGCCCATCGGGCAATTAGATGGCGGGCATATTTTGTACGGCTTAATTGGCTATCGTAATTTTAACCGGCTTTCGCCTGTATTTTTTGTGGGCTTTATTTTTTACGCGGGTTTAGGCATTATCGGCCCACATACCCCCCCCGATGAACGCTATTGGCAATATTTGTTGTACGCGGGTTATTTGTTCGTAGTCTTCGAAAAAGTATTGCCCAGCCCCCGCATGGCTCTGGGCTTAGCCGCAATTGTTTTTTGCATACACCTGGGCCTGGCTTATCTGATTCCGGGAATAAAAGGCTACCCGGGCTGGTTGGTATTTGGCTTGCTTTTGTCGCGTTTATTAGGCGTGTTTCACCCGCCGGCGCCCAACGAAGCGCCTCTTTCTACGGGCCGCAAAGTTCTGGGCTGGATTACCGTAGTTATTTTTATTCTTAGTTTTAGTCCGGCCCCGTTTTTATACGAGTAG
- a CDS encoding metallophosphoesterase, translating into MKRFVMSDSHGGYKAILQCLERCKFNPAQDQLFFIGDVVDGWSETKASIAYLLTIPNLVYLLGNHDQWAIKYYTGEFYETDSEYETELDAWLFQGGLATLKSYGVQTDMPPEHLQFLLKAKPYHITPDNILLVHAGFDPETPIQNTNTEYLIWNRNFIQKQYAAYHKNKSQLFAKELAPVPHYKEVYVGHTPTISLNKKQTLPLVMGNLILMDTGAAFTGCLSVMDMDTKEVWQSDKLMQLYPDELGRNGASWNGLKGGGSW; encoded by the coding sequence ATGAAGCGGTTTGTAATGTCGGATAGTCACGGGGGATATAAGGCTATTTTGCAGTGCCTGGAGCGGTGCAAATTTAACCCGGCGCAAGATCAACTGTTTTTTATCGGCGATGTGGTAGATGGCTGGTCAGAAACCAAGGCAAGTATTGCTTATTTATTAACTATCCCGAACTTAGTTTATTTACTGGGCAACCACGATCAATGGGCAATTAAATACTACACCGGCGAATTTTACGAGACAGATTCGGAATACGAAACAGAGCTGGATGCCTGGCTTTTTCAAGGCGGACTTGCTACGTTAAAATCGTACGGGGTGCAAACCGACATGCCGCCCGAGCATTTGCAGTTTTTGTTAAAAGCCAAACCGTACCACATTACCCCGGACAATATTTTGCTGGTGCATGCCGGTTTTGATCCGGAAACTCCCATCCAGAATACCAATACCGAATACTTAATCTGGAACCGCAATTTTATTCAGAAACAATACGCCGCTTACCATAAAAACAAAAGCCAATTGTTCGCGAAAGAGCTAGCTCCGGTGCCTCATTACAAAGAAGTGTACGTGGGGCATACCCCAACCATCAGTTTAAATAAAAAACAAACTTTGCCTTTAGTAATGGGTAATTTAATTTTGATGGATACCGGAGCGGCTTTTACGGGTTGCCTTTCTGTAATGGATATGGATACCAAGGAAGTTTGGCAATCCGATAAATTAATGCAACTATACCCGGACGAACTGGGAAGGAACGGAGCGAGCTGGAATGGTTTAAAAGGCGGAGGGAGTTGGTAG
- a CDS encoding alpha/beta fold hydrolase, whose product MDVLKRNNVKVIGQGKTPMLLAHGYGCDQNMWRYITPAFINDYQIILFDHVGFGQSDVSGYTPARYQSLQAYADDILEICAALHLQDVVFVGHSVSAMLGILAAIKAPDLFQNLILITPSPCYINEPGYTGGFAEADINGLLDSLDSNYLTWAAAIAPVIMGNADRPELGAELVKSFCQSNQEIARNFAHLTFRSDNRADLKKLLKKSLILQCQEDVIAPLEVGQYMHDNLSGSTLVTLNATGHCPNLSAPDQTIKAIKNFLADDTVNL is encoded by the coding sequence ATGGATGTTTTAAAAAGAAATAATGTTAAAGTAATTGGTCAGGGCAAAACGCCTATGCTCCTGGCGCATGGCTACGGCTGCGACCAAAACATGTGGCGGTACATTACGCCGGCGTTTATTAACGATTACCAGATTATTCTTTTTGATCACGTTGGGTTTGGCCAGTCCGATGTTTCGGGGTATACGCCGGCCAGATACCAGTCGCTTCAGGCCTACGCCGACGATATACTGGAGATTTGCGCTGCCCTGCACCTGCAAGATGTGGTATTTGTGGGCCACTCGGTAAGCGCCATGCTGGGCATACTGGCCGCCATTAAGGCTCCGGATCTGTTCCAGAATTTAATCTTAATTACGCCTTCGCCGTGCTACATCAACGAGCCGGGTTATACGGGTGGTTTTGCCGAAGCCGATATCAATGGCCTGCTGGACTCGCTGGATAGTAATTACCTGACCTGGGCGGCGGCCATAGCGCCCGTGATTATGGGCAATGCCGATCGGCCGGAACTAGGCGCAGAACTGGTAAAAAGCTTTTGCCAAAGCAACCAGGAAATAGCCCGGAATTTTGCCCATCTTACTTTCCGGTCGGATAACCGGGCCGATTTAAAAAAACTTTTAAAAAAATCCTTGATTTTGCAATGCCAGGAAGACGTTATTGCCCCTTTAGAAGTGGGCCAGTATATGCACGACAATCTTTCCGGAAGCACGCTGGTAACTTTAAATGCCACGGGGCATTGCCCTAATCTAAGCGCCCCCGACCAAACCATTAAAGCCATTAAGAATTTTCTTGCCGATGATACGGTAAATCTTTAA